One window from the genome of Dyadobacter sp. CECT 9275 encodes:
- a CDS encoding SusC/RagA family TonB-linked outer membrane protein has product MKDRLHCQTWLWVVMKHSVYQFFLAALFVSTIQARDTHAQNLLERLVTVHLDQTDVSTFLSTLEKSTGVYFVYSSKAIGAQRKLSVHQNNQKLSLVLETTLKPMNIGFRLVDGSILLHRSVGDAPANNVDPDNVVGKSQEAAYPLDITITGTVTDEKGEGLPGVSVVVKGTQRGTVTGAGGEYSIAVASEHDMLVFSFVGYLSKEVLVGNKKKIDLSMITDTKALEEVMVVGYGTQKKSDLTGSVSSVKGSDLTRLPTQRVDQALQGRAAGVMVQNTDGAPGGNATIRVRGGNSITGGNNALVVVDGIQGVNITTINPNDIESLEVLKDASATAIYGARGANGVILITTKRGVSGKAVLNYGFSMGVQKLNHKLDLMNAGDYARKSNDWAATQNGTPSAPIVPVIPFSTEQIAKLDANGGTDWQDEIYRNGKMQNHQLSVSGGNESARYFVSAGYMNQQGIVLNTKYTRYNLRSNLDFKVTSWMNAGINLNVIKDKGNVPPVGEGTRFGDILGQVINTVARFDPITPVYDANGNYNTKALKGGPDGSKIYADNDVWNPVATALETKAEKNNITNEISTFLDFKLLKGLSLRVTGAASINSNDDQHYYSTKTQPGRGVSGLGDLSESKYQYFQNSNILTYSTIFNKKHALTVTGVAEQQLIQSKSSFISAQGFFSDDTGINDLGGASQINERYNSQSKQVLNSFLGRVNYVFDEKYMITASYRADGSSVFGANNKWGYFPSAAAAWRVSQEKFLENVKSVSNLKLRASWGKTGNQAIQPYQTLATVASGFNYPYDGNNTPNIGFALGRAANPNLKWETTEQTNLGLDLGFFNERLTATVDIYKKTTKDLLLNKQVEAYTGFSTILSNVGSIQNKGLEISVGGKPFSGGKLRWNTSANISFNRSKVLALLDNNPLAIRTNTGGGYQIYGSGFSLKYLQVGQPVDQMRGYVNLGTWSEAERNQAREMGQAPGEAKWKDVNGDGKITRAGDGLEVIGNASPKFIYGWNNTVSYKDFDLTFLIQGSYGNDIFNAVRIKTENPSNGLSSNLKNRWTPDNQHTSVPVFLSSQERNLMDLGVNQTSGIGVDQRSSRWIEDGSYLRMKNVTLSYTVPMAVASKIGASRLAAYVTAINLFTITKYTGYDPEVSSFNAGGAGGLGIDLSNYPTSKVFMFGINLTF; this is encoded by the coding sequence ATGAAAGACCGTCTACATTGTCAAACCTGGCTTTGGGTTGTTATGAAACACTCCGTCTACCAATTTTTTCTGGCAGCTTTATTTGTCAGTACGATACAGGCCAGGGACACCCATGCCCAAAATCTCCTGGAAAGGCTCGTTACCGTTCATCTGGACCAGACGGATGTGAGTACATTTTTGAGTACCCTGGAAAAATCAACCGGGGTATATTTTGTGTACAGTTCCAAAGCAATTGGCGCACAGCGAAAATTATCGGTACATCAGAATAATCAGAAATTATCATTGGTCCTGGAAACTACCCTGAAACCCATGAACATTGGTTTCAGGCTTGTAGATGGCTCCATTCTTTTGCACCGGTCTGTTGGAGATGCTCCGGCCAATAATGTCGATCCCGATAATGTCGTGGGTAAAAGCCAGGAGGCCGCCTATCCATTGGATATAACCATTACCGGTACCGTAACCGACGAAAAAGGAGAGGGGTTACCCGGTGTAAGTGTAGTGGTGAAAGGTACGCAGCGCGGAACGGTCACTGGCGCGGGCGGTGAATATAGCATAGCGGTAGCTTCGGAACACGATATGCTGGTATTTTCATTTGTTGGATACCTGTCAAAGGAGGTTTTGGTTGGCAACAAAAAGAAGATAGACCTATCCATGATCACCGATACCAAGGCATTGGAGGAGGTAATGGTGGTGGGCTACGGCACGCAGAAGAAATCGGACCTTACCGGATCCGTAAGTTCTGTGAAAGGCTCCGATCTGACCAGGCTGCCTACGCAGCGTGTGGATCAGGCTTTGCAAGGGCGTGCTGCGGGTGTGATGGTGCAGAATACCGACGGAGCGCCTGGAGGTAATGCTACCATCAGGGTCAGAGGTGGGAATTCTATTACGGGGGGCAACAATGCGCTGGTAGTGGTGGATGGAATTCAGGGTGTTAATATCACCACCATTAATCCTAACGACATAGAATCACTGGAAGTTTTGAAGGATGCGTCCGCAACGGCTATCTATGGTGCGCGCGGCGCCAATGGTGTAATTCTGATCACGACAAAAAGAGGCGTGTCGGGTAAAGCTGTTTTAAACTATGGGTTCAGTATGGGGGTGCAAAAGCTGAACCATAAGCTGGATCTGATGAACGCAGGTGACTATGCGCGGAAGTCTAACGACTGGGCAGCCACCCAAAACGGAACCCCCAGTGCTCCCATAGTGCCAGTAATACCTTTTAGCACGGAACAGATTGCTAAACTGGACGCAAATGGCGGAACCGACTGGCAGGACGAAATATATCGCAACGGGAAGATGCAGAATCATCAGTTGTCCGTCAGCGGTGGTAATGAGTCTGCGCGTTATTTTGTGTCGGCGGGGTATATGAATCAGCAGGGAATTGTACTGAATACCAAATACACCCGCTATAATTTACGGAGCAATCTTGACTTTAAGGTGACCAGCTGGATGAATGCGGGCATTAATCTCAACGTGATCAAGGACAAAGGAAATGTTCCGCCTGTGGGAGAGGGAACGCGTTTCGGAGATATTCTGGGGCAGGTGATCAATACCGTGGCCCGTTTTGACCCCATTACACCGGTATACGATGCCAATGGGAATTATAATACCAAGGCGCTCAAAGGCGGGCCCGACGGCTCCAAGATATACGCCGACAACGATGTTTGGAACCCGGTTGCTACGGCCCTGGAAACAAAGGCGGAGAAGAACAACATTACCAATGAGATCAGTACCTTTCTTGATTTTAAGCTGCTGAAAGGATTATCGCTCCGGGTAACCGGCGCCGCCAGTATCAATTCTAATGACGATCAACACTATTACAGTACCAAAACACAGCCGGGACGCGGCGTAAGCGGACTGGGCGACCTGTCCGAAAGCAAGTATCAGTATTTCCAGAACTCCAACATACTGACATACTCTACTATTTTCAATAAGAAACATGCGTTGACCGTCACTGGTGTGGCGGAGCAGCAATTGATACAGTCCAAAAGCTCTTTTATATCAGCTCAGGGTTTTTTCAGTGATGACACCGGGATCAATGACCTTGGCGGTGCATCACAGATTAACGAACGTTACAATTCACAGTCCAAACAGGTACTCAATTCGTTTCTGGGACGGGTGAATTACGTATTTGACGAAAAATACATGATCACGGCCAGCTACCGCGCGGATGGTTCATCGGTTTTTGGTGCCAATAACAAATGGGGGTATTTCCCTTCTGCCGCTGCGGCATGGAGAGTTTCCCAGGAAAAATTTCTGGAAAACGTAAAGTCCGTTTCCAATCTGAAATTGCGTGCGAGCTGGGGTAAAACGGGTAATCAGGCCATTCAGCCTTACCAGACATTGGCAACGGTTGCCTCGGGTTTCAACTATCCTTATGACGGCAACAATACACCCAACATCGGTTTCGCATTGGGCCGAGCGGCAAATCCTAACCTCAAATGGGAAACTACGGAACAGACAAACCTGGGGTTGGATCTGGGATTCTTCAATGAACGGCTGACTGCCACCGTTGATATCTATAAAAAAACGACCAAAGACCTTTTGCTGAATAAGCAAGTGGAAGCCTACACCGGGTTTAGTACCATTCTTTCCAATGTAGGATCCATCCAGAACAAGGGCCTCGAAATTTCCGTGGGCGGTAAACCATTTTCAGGAGGTAAATTGAGGTGGAATACATCAGCTAATATTTCTTTCAACAGAAGCAAGGTTTTGGCTCTACTGGATAACAATCCTCTGGCGATACGTACCAATACAGGAGGCGGGTACCAGATTTACGGCAGTGGGTTTTCGTTGAAATACCTGCAGGTAGGGCAGCCCGTTGACCAGATGCGCGGTTACGTGAACCTGGGTACCTGGAGCGAGGCCGAGAGGAACCAGGCCAGAGAAATGGGGCAGGCACCGGGAGAAGCCAAATGGAAAGATGTAAACGGCGATGGCAAGATCACCCGTGCCGGTGACGGGCTGGAGGTGATCGGGAATGCTTCGCCAAAATTTATTTATGGCTGGAACAATACCGTCAGCTATAAGGATTTTGACCTTACTTTTTTAATTCAGGGTAGTTATGGTAATGATATTTTTAATGCCGTACGCATTAAAACTGAAAACCCGTCCAACGGTTTAAGCAGCAATCTCAAAAACAGGTGGACTCCTGATAATCAGCATACCAGTGTACCAGTGTTTTTAAGTTCGCAAGAGAGGAATCTGATGGATCTCGGTGTAAATCAGACGTCAGGAATTGGAGTTGACCAGCGCTCGAGCCGCTGGATAGAGGATGGGTCCTACCTGCGCATGAAAAATGTAACGCTTTCTTATACCGTTCCGATGGCGGTAGCCAGTAAGATCGGTGCCAGCAGGCTGGCGGCTTATGTCACGGCCATTAATCTGTTCACGATTACAAAGTACACCGGCTACGACCCGGAAGTGAGCTCCTTTAATGCCGGAGGAGCTGGTGGTTTGGGGATTGACCTTAGTAATTACCCCACTTCTAAGGTATTCATGTTCGGGATTAATCTGACATTTTAA
- a CDS encoding FecR family protein: MNRSALVELLTRYETQRCTPEECQLVEQWYELLGEPVEIPLTEEQWLVMEQKLWRKVQPQSPETDPAPLVRPLWRKFSWIVGGLAAAVVIGIGLNWNRNLLPGWFEQHSLITKVEQTDWTPYRNESSEPMNVKLPDGSLVVLSPRAQLAVHKAFNYKNRDVRLLGEASFNVHRDVSRPFIVYSGDIITKVLGTTFRIRANDPWQPIQVTVQTGKVTVYRQDTKDLTNVSTNSGVILTPNQKATYFPDNKQFVTSIAEDPQPLAVPSAENAVARSLIFVDTPIGEVIRQLEVIYGTEIELEQESLSHCPFTGNLTPQALYTKLELLCGTINGSYEVRGTKILITGKGCQ, encoded by the coding sequence ATGAACCGATCTGCCCTGGTTGAATTATTGACACGCTATGAAACACAAAGGTGCACCCCTGAAGAATGCCAGTTGGTAGAACAATGGTATGAGTTGTTGGGTGAGCCGGTCGAAATTCCTTTGACGGAAGAGCAGTGGCTCGTAATGGAACAGAAGTTATGGCGAAAGGTACAGCCGCAAAGTCCGGAAACTGATCCGGCACCGCTGGTCAGGCCGTTGTGGCGTAAATTTTCGTGGATCGTCGGTGGACTGGCCGCCGCTGTTGTTATCGGTATAGGGTTAAACTGGAACCGGAATCTGCTGCCCGGCTGGTTTGAACAGCATTCTCTGATCACGAAAGTGGAACAGACCGATTGGACGCCTTACAGGAACGAAAGTTCAGAACCGATGAACGTAAAGTTGCCGGACGGAAGTCTGGTGGTATTGTCCCCGCGCGCGCAGCTTGCGGTGCATAAGGCTTTCAATTACAAAAACAGGGATGTTCGCTTATTGGGTGAGGCAAGCTTTAATGTCCACAGGGATGTTTCCAGGCCCTTCATAGTTTATTCTGGAGATATCATCACGAAGGTATTGGGCACCACCTTTCGGATCCGGGCGAACGACCCCTGGCAACCTATTCAGGTGACTGTTCAAACCGGTAAGGTAACGGTTTACAGGCAGGACACCAAAGACCTTACCAATGTGAGTACCAACAGCGGTGTAATTCTGACACCCAATCAGAAGGCCACTTATTTTCCTGACAATAAGCAGTTTGTTACCAGTATTGCGGAGGATCCGCAGCCGCTTGCGGTTCCTTCTGCGGAAAATGCAGTAGCCCGTTCACTCATCTTTGTGGATACGCCCATCGGAGAAGTAATCCGCCAGCTTGAGGTAATTTATGGTACCGAAATTGAGCTGGAACAGGAGTCTTTGAGTCATTGTCCATTTACGGGAAATCTTACCCCCCAGGCACTATATACCAAACTGGAATTACTATGTGGTACGATTAACGGGAGCTACGAAGTACGTGGTACCAAAATCCTGATTACAGGAAAAGGCTGTCAATAA
- a CDS encoding sigma-70 family RNA polymerase sigma factor: protein MKGELYSTLPDEMLGRLLFTGDEKAYEALYQRHWRSLFSTAFWKTNSQSVAEELVQELFLRLWENRQKTLIENPEAYLKTALRYSVIGFIKAKLVHAQTELGEASEQAADQLADTGVGLEELSVALENALSLLPEKTRMVFQMSRFEQRSTSEIAQQLGLSDRAVEYHITQSLRLLRFQLKDYLSYSIIGAVLFS from the coding sequence ATGAAGGGTGAACTGTATTCCACGCTGCCGGATGAAATGTTGGGAAGACTTCTTTTCACGGGAGATGAGAAGGCCTATGAGGCACTCTATCAGCGCCATTGGCGCTCCCTTTTTTCTACGGCTTTCTGGAAAACAAACAGCCAGTCGGTTGCGGAAGAACTGGTCCAGGAGCTGTTCCTGAGATTGTGGGAGAACCGGCAAAAGACACTCATTGAAAACCCGGAGGCCTATTTGAAAACGGCCCTCAGGTACAGTGTGATAGGGTTTATCAAAGCAAAACTCGTGCATGCTCAGACAGAACTGGGAGAGGCTTCCGAGCAAGCCGCTGACCAGCTGGCAGATACTGGTGTCGGGCTGGAGGAACTTTCTGTAGCGTTGGAGAACGCTCTCAGCCTGCTTCCTGAAAAAACGCGGATGGTATTTCAGATGAGCCGTTTTGAACAAAGATCTACTTCTGAAATAGCACAGCAGTTGGGGCTATCGGATCGCGCGGTTGAATACCATATCACCCAATCCCTCCGTTTGCTCCGGTTTCAATTGAAAGACTATCTGTCCTATTCCATCATCGGTGCAGTCCTTTTTTCCTAG